A DNA window from Jaculus jaculus isolate mJacJac1 chromosome 1, mJacJac1.mat.Y.cur, whole genome shotgun sequence contains the following coding sequences:
- the LOC123456846 gene encoding olfactory receptor 4P4-like isoform X2, protein MGNVVILLTITYSHLIEQPMYYFLCHLSLMDLCYTSTVVPRLIRDLAAAKKNISFSECMTQLFTAHWLAGVEIFILVSMALDRYVAIVKPLHYMVIMSRKRCNLLIAMAWAVGFWHSIALLLMVLSLPFCGPNLINHYLCDVKPLLKLVCKDIQVVSILVIANSGMVVVAIFVVLIASYILILYNLRLRSSSGRRKALSTCSSHIMVVVLFFVPCIYTYVLPAGSENKDKEISVFYTVIAPMLNPLIYTLRNMEMKNAMQKVFAQVSL, encoded by the coding sequence ATGGGGAATGTGGTCATTTTACTCACCATCACCTACAGCCATCTAATTGAACAACCCATGTACTACTTCCTGTGCCATCTGTCCCTCATGGACCTGTGCTACACCTCCACTGTGGTTCCCCGCCTGATCCGAGACTTGGCAGcagcaaaaaagaacatttcctttaGTGAATGCATGACTCAGCTTTTTACTGCTCACTGGCTGGCCGGGGTGGAAATATTCATCCTGGTATCCATGGCTTTGGACCGATATGTCGCCATTGTCAAGCCTCTGCACTACATGGTCATCATGAGCAGGAAGCGGTGCAACCTGCTGATTGCCATGGCCTGGGCAGTGGGCTTTTGGCACTCTATCGCTTTACTGCTCATGGTGCTCAGTTTGCCTTTCTGTGGCCCGAATCTGATCAACCACTACCTGTGTGATGTCAAGCCTCTTTTGAAACTGGTCTGCAAGGACATTCAAGTTGTTAGTATCTTGGTGATTGCCAATTCTGGGATGGTGGTAGTTGCAATTTTTGTTGTGCTTATAGCTTCTTACATACTCATTTTGTACAATCTCAGGTTAAGATCCTCCTCTGGGAGACGCAAAGCTCTCTCAACTTGTAGCTCTCATATAatggtggtggttttgttttttgtgcccTGTATTTATACCTATGTACTTCCAGCAGGGAGTGAAAACAAAGATAAGGAAATTTCTGTGTTTTACACTGTGATCGCCCCCATGCTGAATCCCCTAATATATACCCTGAGGAACATGGAGATGAAAAATGCCATGCAAAAAGTTTTTGCTCAAGTGtcactttaa
- the LOC123456846 gene encoding olfactory receptor 4P4-like isoform X1, which translates to MKSGHRERTRLDLMEYQKNVTEFVFTGLWGNRQLELLFFFFFLLCYLAVLMGNVVILLTITYSHLIEQPMYYFLCHLSLMDLCYTSTVVPRLIRDLAAAKKNISFSECMTQLFTAHWLAGVEIFILVSMALDRYVAIVKPLHYMVIMSRKRCNLLIAMAWAVGFWHSIALLLMVLSLPFCGPNLINHYLCDVKPLLKLVCKDIQVVSILVIANSGMVVVAIFVVLIASYILILYNLRLRSSSGRRKALSTCSSHIMVVVLFFVPCIYTYVLPAGSENKDKEISVFYTVIAPMLNPLIYTLRNMEMKNAMQKVFAQVSL; encoded by the exons ATGAAAtcaggacacagagagag GACTCGACTTGACCTCATGGAATATCAGAAAAATGTCACTGAGTTTGTATTTACAGGACTTTGGGGAAATAGACAACTAGaactgctgtttttctttttcttcctgctctGTTACCTGGCAGTCTTGATGGGGAATGTGGTCATTTTACTCACCATCACCTACAGCCATCTAATTGAACAACCCATGTACTACTTCCTGTGCCATCTGTCCCTCATGGACCTGTGCTACACCTCCACTGTGGTTCCCCGCCTGATCCGAGACTTGGCAGcagcaaaaaagaacatttcctttaGTGAATGCATGACTCAGCTTTTTACTGCTCACTGGCTGGCCGGGGTGGAAATATTCATCCTGGTATCCATGGCTTTGGACCGATATGTCGCCATTGTCAAGCCTCTGCACTACATGGTCATCATGAGCAGGAAGCGGTGCAACCTGCTGATTGCCATGGCCTGGGCAGTGGGCTTTTGGCACTCTATCGCTTTACTGCTCATGGTGCTCAGTTTGCCTTTCTGTGGCCCGAATCTGATCAACCACTACCTGTGTGATGTCAAGCCTCTTTTGAAACTGGTCTGCAAGGACATTCAAGTTGTTAGTATCTTGGTGATTGCCAATTCTGGGATGGTGGTAGTTGCAATTTTTGTTGTGCTTATAGCTTCTTACATACTCATTTTGTACAATCTCAGGTTAAGATCCTCCTCTGGGAGACGCAAAGCTCTCTCAACTTGTAGCTCTCATATAatggtggtggttttgttttttgtgcccTGTATTTATACCTATGTACTTCCAGCAGGGAGTGAAAACAAAGATAAGGAAATTTCTGTGTTTTACACTGTGATCGCCCCCATGCTGAATCCCCTAATATATACCCTGAGGAACATGGAGATGAAAAATGCCATGCAAAAAGTTTTTGCTCAAGTGtcactttaa